From the Magnetovibrio sp. PR-2 genome, one window contains:
- a CDS encoding acyl-CoA synthetase gives MTLETSMFDQGLPEPCPHCFNAAEYCLSASANSSPSKTALIVVSDPESLEPAERWTFRQLDDAVRRMAAGLKLAGLDPGDRVMLRLGNTSAFPLIFFATIAAGGIAVPTSSQLSAREAHFILEDSGAKFVCTSQNLKIDGVPDGTHQLLDEDIRDLMSCEDITPYAHTHADDPAYIVYTSGATSRPKGVLHAHRAVWARRMMYDGWYGLGPKDRMLHAGAFNWTYTLGAGLMDPWAVGAGTVIYNGPKDPSVWPRLAGKHDATLFAAVPSLYRQMLKHAHHISEGFANLRHGLTAGEKLSEVVREQWKLATGKPLYEALGMSECSTYASSSPSVPVKPGFCGKPQRGRRVAILDMDDNAATTVPVGECGRLVLHKDDTGLMLRYWNLEAETQSAFRGDWFLTGDLAALDTDGYLQYLGRADDLMNAQGYRVSPQDIEDVLSHHPAVQECACAEVRVREDLSLIGAFIVLKPGTQANAEMLKGFARDRLASYKVPKEYVIVDSLPHTATGKVLRRELSPLYERLKQA, from the coding sequence ATGACGCTCGAAACCAGCATGTTCGACCAAGGCCTTCCCGAACCTTGCCCGCATTGTTTTAATGCTGCTGAATATTGTTTATCTGCTTCCGCAAACTCCAGTCCAAGCAAAACCGCTTTGATCGTTGTGAGCGATCCTGAAAGCTTAGAGCCTGCCGAACGCTGGACGTTTCGCCAACTGGACGATGCCGTGCGCCGTATGGCGGCCGGACTGAAACTGGCCGGTCTTGACCCGGGTGATCGCGTCATGCTCAGGCTGGGCAACACCAGCGCATTTCCGCTGATCTTTTTTGCCACCATCGCCGCCGGCGGCATTGCTGTGCCGACATCTTCGCAACTGTCCGCACGCGAAGCACACTTCATCTTGGAAGACAGTGGTGCAAAGTTTGTCTGCACGTCCCAAAACTTAAAAATCGACGGTGTCCCGGACGGCACGCATCAGCTTTTGGACGAAGACATTCGCGATTTGATGAGCTGTGAAGACATCACACCTTATGCCCACACGCACGCCGATGATCCCGCCTACATCGTTTACACCTCTGGCGCGACATCGCGCCCCAAAGGCGTCTTGCATGCGCACCGCGCCGTGTGGGCCCGGCGCATGATGTATGACGGCTGGTATGGCTTAGGACCAAAGGACCGCATGCTGCACGCGGGCGCGTTTAACTGGACCTACACATTGGGCGCAGGCCTGATGGACCCTTGGGCCGTCGGCGCCGGGACCGTAATCTACAACGGCCCCAAAGACCCCAGCGTCTGGCCAAGGCTGGCGGGCAAGCACGACGCGACTTTGTTCGCTGCCGTGCCCAGCTTGTACCGGCAAATGTTAAAACACGCCCACCACATTTCCGAAGGCTTTGCGAATTTGCGTCATGGCTTAACGGCGGGTGAAAAATTGTCTGAGGTCGTGCGCGAACAATGGAAGCTCGCCACCGGAAAGCCTTTGTATGAAGCACTGGGCATGAGCGAATGCTCCACCTATGCGTCCTCCTCCCCTTCGGTTCCCGTTAAACCTGGATTTTGCGGCAAGCCCCAACGCGGGCGCCGGGTGGCTATTTTGGACATGGACGATAACGCCGCCACAACCGTTCCCGTGGGCGAATGCGGGCGTTTGGTGCTGCACAAAGACGACACAGGGCTGATGCTTCGCTATTGGAACTTGGAAGCTGAAACGCAGTCGGCATTTCGCGGTGATTGGTTTTTGACGGGCGACCTTGCGGCTTTGGATACAGATGGGTATCTCCAATACCTTGGCCGGGCAGATGATTTAATGAACGCACAGGGCTATCGCGTTTCCCCCCAAGACATCGAAGATGTGCTGAGCCATCACCCGGCTGTTCAAGAATGTGCCTGCGCCGAAGTGCGGGTGCGTGAAGACCTGTCTTTGATCGGTGCGTTCATCGTCCTAAAACCGGGCACCCAGGCCAACGCAGAAATGCTCAAAGGTTTTGCCAGAGACCGCCTGGCCAGCTACAAAGTCCCCAAAGAATACGTGATCGTCGACAGCCTGCCTCACACGGCAACAGGAAAGGTCTTGCGTCGAGAACTGTCCCCGTTATACGAACGGCTTAAACAAGCTTAA
- a CDS encoding Na/Pi cotransporter family protein: protein MLSLTSIGQLMGGVGLFLLGMMLMTDGLKVAAGRTLKQILERWTDSAAHGLFSGTVLTALVQSSSAVTVAAIGFVNAGMLTLERSVWVIFGSNIGTTMTGWLVALIGFKIKISLFALPMIGVGMLMKLTGGDSRRGALGMALAGFGLFFIGVSVLKDAFEGVASTIDLSTLAATGFVDYAIFVGVGFMMTLLTQSSSAAISIALAAAAGGMIPLEPAAAMVIGANIGTTSTAMIAVIGATPNAKRVAASHVAFNFLTGIVALILLPFMLGAVSTLQNTFEMTADVATSLALFHTIFNILGVVLILPVAHRMVEYLKTKFVSMEEDLGRPRFLDKTSLVVPSLAVESLIMELSRLQEISTTMVLTALDPVLPKHEDLRQRLAVTERLSRKIGEYARKMHQAELPANVSSALAHPYRALQHFEEIARIAAELPQMRAHRPALEAHAEKLLETYIAVVHAELKRMISADPAPEEWKPKKVRASIKAAYDDLKKELLNLGARGILRYDQLEKTSSFVDQIHACGVRAIKAQRRLDRIRVAVANAEFDDEIDEEERTNDG, encoded by the coding sequence GTGCTCTCACTTACTTCCATAGGCCAGTTGATGGGCGGTGTCGGGCTGTTTTTGCTCGGCATGATGCTGATGACCGACGGGCTTAAAGTCGCCGCAGGGCGCACGCTTAAACAAATTTTAGAACGGTGGACGGATTCAGCCGCTCACGGTCTCTTTTCCGGTACGGTCCTGACCGCCTTGGTTCAATCGTCCAGCGCCGTCACGGTGGCCGCCATCGGCTTTGTGAACGCGGGCATGTTGACGCTGGAACGCTCCGTCTGGGTGATCTTCGGCTCCAACATCGGCACCACCATGACCGGTTGGCTAGTGGCTTTGATCGGCTTCAAGATCAAAATCTCACTGTTTGCCCTGCCCATGATCGGCGTGGGCATGCTGATGAAGCTCACCGGAGGAGACAGCCGCCGCGGTGCGCTGGGCATGGCATTGGCCGGGTTTGGGCTATTTTTCATTGGTGTCTCGGTCCTCAAAGACGCATTTGAAGGCGTAGCGAGCACCATTGATCTGTCGACCCTCGCCGCCACCGGCTTTGTCGATTACGCCATTTTCGTCGGCGTCGGCTTTATGATGACGTTGCTGACCCAATCAAGCAGCGCTGCCATTTCCATCGCCTTGGCTGCCGCCGCAGGGGGCATGATCCCATTGGAACCCGCCGCGGCCATGGTCATTGGTGCCAACATCGGCACCACGTCCACCGCCATGATTGCGGTCATCGGTGCGACACCCAACGCCAAACGCGTTGCGGCCAGCCACGTTGCGTTCAACTTCTTGACCGGGATTGTCGCGCTGATCTTGTTGCCCTTTATGCTGGGCGCGGTTTCAACCCTACAGAACACGTTTGAAATGACTGCGGACGTGGCCACATCCTTGGCGCTGTTCCACACGATTTTCAACATTTTGGGGGTCGTCTTGATTTTGCCGGTGGCGCACCGGATGGTGGAATACCTCAAAACCAAGTTCGTGAGCATGGAAGAAGACTTGGGCCGCCCGCGCTTTTTGGACAAAACCTCCCTGGTGGTGCCGTCCTTAGCCGTGGAAAGCTTGATTATGGAGCTGTCGCGCCTGCAAGAGATTTCCACCACCATGGTGCTGACGGCCTTGGACCCTGTGCTGCCCAAACATGAAGACCTGCGCCAACGCTTGGCCGTGACGGAACGCCTGTCGCGCAAAATCGGCGAGTACGCGCGTAAAATGCACCAGGCCGAACTGCCTGCCAACGTGTCCAGCGCTTTGGCCCATCCCTATCGCGCCTTGCAGCACTTTGAAGAAATTGCCCGCATTGCCGCCGAACTGCCGCAGATGCGCGCCCATCGCCCCGCGCTAGAGGCCCACGCCGAAAAACTGTTAGAAACTTACATTGCTGTCGTGCATGCGGAGCTCAAACGTATGATCTCAGCCGACCCAGCACCGGAAGAATGGAAACCCAAAAAGGTTCGGGCATCGATTAAAGCTGCCTACGATGATTTGAAAAAAGAACTGCTGAATTTGGGCGCACGCGGGATCCTCAGGTACGACCAGTTGGAAAAGACGTCGAGCTTCGTTGATCAAATCCATGCCTGCGGTGTGCGCGCCATCAAAGCCCAGCGCCGTTTGGACCGCATCCGCGTTGCGGTTGCAAATGCCGAGTTCGATGACGAAATAGATGAAGAAGAGCGGACCAACGACGGCTGA
- the bioB gene encoding biotin synthase BioB: MTNLRHDWTVEEVQALYDLPFMELLHRAHTVHQENFDPNEIQFSSLMSIKTGGCPEDCGYCPQSAHHGTDLEKERLAELNAVLEQAQAAKDRGATRFCMGAAWKNPNARDFPLVLDMIRGVKKLGLQCCVTLGSLTEEQTRDLKEAGLDYYNHNLDTSPEHYENIITTRKFQDRLDTLEHVRDAGMSVCCGGILGLGEDEKDRSRLLQELANMPQHPDSVPINLLVRVKGTPLEHAETIDPFIFVRTVAVARIMMPKSHVRLSAGRESMDDATQAMCFYAGANSVFFGEKLLTTPNMQADKDLELLERLNLRPQELAQESESDEPVSSEAGHALSA, translated from the coding sequence ATGACGAACTTGCGCCACGATTGGACCGTCGAAGAAGTTCAAGCTCTTTACGACCTGCCGTTCATGGAACTTCTGCACCGTGCACACACCGTGCACCAGGAAAACTTCGATCCGAACGAAATTCAGTTCAGCTCTTTGATGTCCATCAAAACCGGCGGCTGCCCCGAAGACTGTGGCTATTGTCCGCAAAGCGCTCACCACGGCACGGATTTGGAAAAAGAGCGCCTCGCGGAACTCAACGCCGTGTTGGAACAGGCCCAGGCTGCCAAAGACCGGGGTGCGACGCGCTTTTGCATGGGGGCTGCGTGGAAAAACCCCAACGCCCGCGACTTCCCGCTGGTGCTGGACATGATCCGTGGTGTGAAAAAACTCGGCCTTCAGTGCTGTGTGACCTTGGGCTCCTTGACCGAAGAGCAAACCCGCGACTTGAAAGAGGCTGGACTGGATTATTACAACCACAACCTCGACACCTCGCCGGAGCACTACGAAAACATCATCACCACGCGCAAATTCCAAGACCGCTTGGACACGTTGGAACATGTGCGCGATGCAGGCATGAGTGTCTGCTGCGGCGGCATCTTAGGCCTGGGCGAAGACGAAAAAGACCGCTCCCGCTTGCTGCAAGAGCTCGCCAACATGCCCCAACACCCCGACAGCGTTCCCATCAACTTGCTGGTGCGCGTCAAAGGCACGCCCTTGGAACATGCCGAAACCATCGACCCGTTCATCTTCGTGCGCACCGTTGCGGTGGCGCGCATCATGATGCCGAAGTCCCACGTGCGTTTGTCGGCGGGCCGCGAAAGCATGGACGACGCGACCCAGGCCATGTGCTTTTATGCAGGTGCCAACTCCGTCTTCTTTGGCGAGAAATTGTTGACCACGCCGAACATGCAGGCAGATAAAGATCTGGAACTGCTCGAACGCCTCAATTTGCGTCCCCAAGAACTGGCTCAGGAGTCGGAGAGTGACGAACCCGTTTCAAGCGAAGCTGGACACGCTCTCTCAGCTTGA
- a CDS encoding SulP family inorganic anion transporter, whose product MFEFHYNKVVSLKADILSGLTVALALVPEAVAFAFVAGVNPLTGLYAAFMVGLITAVVGGRPGMISGATGALAVVMVALVADHGVQYLFATVVLMGILQVLAGALRLGKYIRMVPHQVMLGFVNGLAIVIFLAQLRQFQIETPDGGLAWMTGEMLFVMLGLVALAMAIIHFLPKFTSAIPAPLAAILVVTGLVLGFGLDVRTVGDMASIAGGLPEFAIPAVPMTWETLVIIFPYALILAAIGLIESLLTLTVIDEITDTRGRGNRECVGQGTANIVTGFFGGMGGCAMIGQSMINVNSGGRGRTSGVAAALFLLIFILFASSLIEMIPLAALVGVMFMVVLGTFAWSSFRILHKIPRADAFVLVLVSGVTVFTDLAVAVVVGVIVSALVYAWGNATRIQAYTSKNDQGGKVYELQGPLFFGSVTSFRDLFDPENDPDDVVVDFRMSRVADHSGLEAIDSLAERYERRGKRLHLKHLSPECRKLLSRAKDLVEVNVIEDPNYHIATDELA is encoded by the coding sequence ATGTTTGAATTTCACTACAACAAAGTCGTTTCCTTAAAGGCCGACATTCTATCCGGTTTGACCGTGGCGTTGGCCTTGGTCCCCGAAGCTGTCGCCTTTGCCTTTGTTGCCGGTGTGAACCCGCTGACAGGTCTTTATGCCGCATTTATGGTCGGTTTGATCACCGCCGTCGTCGGCGGGCGTCCTGGCATGATTTCCGGTGCCACGGGTGCTTTAGCTGTGGTTATGGTGGCCTTGGTGGCCGATCACGGCGTGCAGTATCTGTTCGCCACCGTGGTTTTGATGGGCATCTTGCAGGTTCTGGCCGGTGCGTTGCGTTTGGGCAAATACATCCGCATGGTGCCCCACCAAGTGATGTTGGGCTTTGTCAACGGCTTGGCGATTGTGATTTTCTTGGCCCAGCTTCGCCAGTTCCAGATTGAAACCCCCGATGGCGGTTTGGCCTGGATGACGGGTGAGATGCTTTTTGTGATGTTGGGCCTTGTTGCGCTGGCCATGGCGATCATTCACTTCTTGCCAAAATTCACCTCGGCGATTCCGGCCCCATTGGCCGCCATTTTGGTGGTCACGGGTTTGGTTTTGGGCTTTGGTCTGGATGTGCGCACCGTGGGCGACATGGCATCGATCGCGGGTGGCTTGCCTGAGTTTGCTATTCCGGCGGTTCCCATGACCTGGGAAACCCTGGTCATTATATTCCCTTATGCCTTGATCTTGGCCGCCATCGGTTTGATCGAAAGCTTGCTGACCTTGACGGTGATCGACGAAATCACCGACACGCGTGGTCGCGGCAACCGCGAATGTGTGGGCCAAGGCACCGCCAACATCGTCACCGGGTTTTTCGGCGGCATGGGCGGGTGTGCGATGATCGGTCAATCCATGATCAACGTGAACTCCGGCGGGCGCGGGCGCACGTCGGGTGTCGCAGCGGCTTTGTTCTTGCTGATCTTTATCCTGTTTGCCTCCAGCCTTATCGAAATGATCCCGCTGGCCGCGCTGGTGGGCGTTATGTTCATGGTGGTGCTGGGGACCTTTGCCTGGTCGAGTTTTCGCATCCTGCACAAGATCCCGCGCGCGGATGCCTTCGTGTTGGTTTTGGTGTCTGGTGTGACGGTGTTTACCGATTTGGCCGTGGCCGTGGTGGTCGGCGTGATTGTTTCGGCCTTGGTTTACGCCTGGGGCAACGCGACCCGCATTCAGGCCTATACGTCCAAAAACGATCAAGGCGGTAAAGTCTACGAACTGCAAGGCCCGCTGTTTTTTGGTTCTGTGACATCGTTCCGCGATTTGTTCGACCCGGAAAACGACCCAGACGATGTGGTGGTGGATTTCCGCATGTCGCGCGTGGCTGACCACTCTGGCTTAGAAGCCATTGACAGCCTGGCCGAACGCTATGAACGCCGGGGCAAGCGGTTGCACCTCAAACACTTAAGCCCGGAATGCCGCAAGCTGTTAAGCCGCGCAAAAGACTTGGTCGAGGTCAACGTTATCGAAGACCCCAACTATCACATTGCGACGGACGAGCTGGCGTAA
- a CDS encoding nucleotide sugar dehydrogenase: MSHNRRVSVIGLGYVGLPVAVSFGLSSEHPDPVVAFDISVPRVDGLKAGHDVTGEVEGSALSKADMVLTTHVEDIAQADFHIVTVPTPVDDANRPDLSPLVAASTTLGGVLKKGDIVVYESTVFPGATEDVCVPVLEKLSGLSCGPDFSVGYSPERINPGDKEHRFETITKVVSGQDQDTLDVVAAVYGSVVKAGVHKAPTIKTAEAAKVIENTQRDLNISLMNELAQIFDRLDIDTRDVLDAAGTKWNFLKFSPGLVGGHCIGVDPYYLTYRAEQAGYHPQVILAGREINDGTGAFIARETVKLMLQNGGGKSVTVLGLTFKEDVPDLRNTKVVDVIAELQQYGMRIQLHDPMASSEESQHEYGVELTPTDKLEQTDAVVVAVPHKSYVDGGWDLVTGLLKGGAGVVADVRGVLDRDTTPDAVRLWRL; this comes from the coding sequence ATGAGCCATAACCGCCGAGTTTCCGTCATAGGCCTGGGATATGTGGGCCTGCCCGTAGCGGTATCGTTCGGGCTGAGCTCTGAACACCCGGACCCGGTCGTTGCCTTCGACATTTCCGTCCCCCGCGTAGACGGGCTAAAAGCCGGGCACGATGTCACCGGAGAAGTTGAAGGCAGCGCGTTGTCCAAAGCCGACATGGTGCTCACCACTCATGTGGAAGACATCGCCCAAGCTGATTTTCACATTGTCACGGTCCCCACCCCGGTTGACGATGCCAATCGCCCGGACCTCTCTCCGCTGGTCGCCGCTTCAACCACCTTGGGCGGCGTACTCAAAAAGGGCGACATCGTCGTTTATGAAAGCACCGTCTTTCCCGGCGCCACCGAAGACGTCTGCGTGCCTGTTTTGGAAAAGCTCTCTGGCTTGTCGTGCGGTCCTGACTTTAGCGTTGGCTATTCCCCCGAACGCATCAACCCAGGCGACAAAGAGCACCGCTTTGAAACCATCACGAAGGTGGTATCGGGCCAAGACCAAGACACTCTCGACGTTGTTGCCGCCGTCTATGGTTCGGTCGTCAAAGCGGGCGTGCACAAAGCCCCCACCATCAAAACCGCCGAAGCCGCCAAAGTTATCGAAAACACCCAACGCGATCTCAACATTTCCTTGATGAACGAACTGGCGCAAATCTTCGACCGCTTAGACATCGACACGCGCGATGTCTTAGACGCTGCGGGAACCAAGTGGAACTTCTTGAAGTTTTCACCGGGGCTAGTTGGCGGGCACTGCATCGGTGTGGACCCTTACTATTTGACTTACCGCGCCGAACAAGCGGGATATCATCCCCAGGTGATTTTGGCCGGTCGTGAAATCAACGACGGCACCGGCGCTTTTATTGCCCGGGAAACAGTTAAGTTGATGCTTCAAAATGGTGGCGGAAAATCCGTGACGGTTTTGGGGCTCACCTTCAAAGAAGATGTGCCGGATCTGCGCAACACCAAAGTCGTCGATGTGATCGCCGAGCTCCAGCAATACGGCATGAGAATTCAATTGCACGACCCTATGGCGTCGAGCGAAGAATCTCAGCACGAATACGGGGTTGAACTCACCCCAACCGACAAACTGGAACAAACGGACGCAGTGGTGGTTGCCGTGCCGCACAAAAGCTATGTTGACGGTGGCTGGGATCTGGTCACCGGATTGCTCAAAGGCGGCGCAGGTGTTGTTGCGGACGTACGCGGTGTTTTAGACCGCGACACCACACCAGACGCGGTGCGTTTGTGGCGCTTGTAG
- a CDS encoding cold-shock protein: protein MATGTVKWFNTTKGYGFITPDEGGSDAFVHITAVQRSGLQGLNEGQKVEFELVEQRNGKMAAEELKAVD from the coding sequence ATGGCAACCGGCACAGTTAAGTGGTTTAACACCACCAAAGGTTATGGCTTTATCACCCCCGATGAGGGCGGTTCCGACGCGTTTGTTCATATTACAGCTGTTCAACGTTCCGGCCTGCAAGGTCTGAATGAAGGCCAAAAGGTTGAGTTCGAACTGGTCGAGCAACGCAACGGCAAAATGGCCGCTGAAGAGCTAAAAGCAGTCGACTAA
- a CDS encoding bifunctional diguanylate cyclase/phosphodiesterase, translating to MSTPRNDHVLSDQAPAPSVRLVRSYFLPLFLPVFVAVIAVGIAMFALHIEHEHDEIVDREAAKIHITQISIHNALNTAIGDLRFLSSGAGLRDFILSPSPANRQRVENGFAAFSRSKNVFDQVRFIDATGQERIRIDLVDQAPVIVGSEDLQNKRHRYYFRDAMDLAQGQIYISRLDLNLENKRIEIPYKPMIRLTAPVDVDGQRGGVLVFNFLAENVLGQVRRVFTGQESDGWLTNASGHWLIGPSRDVEWGFMFNRSDRVQSRYPEVWRNVSDGITQTSTGDGIFTTARITPPLNVVVSQNSDPYWVLISRAPQFFWYQHRLLDHIPGALVVLAIVLGLGYFSWRLSYQRASRSQSDGVYKRQLEEALSESEHRSTAVVEASDDVVLMCTETGLIRHANKAAERVFNVPAVDLIGREVTEFLMEPITIALRSADGTHRLQERERFETYAVKGTGDGFPAEITSTPVHTKGNTRFSVFIRDITLRRSYEERLKRLANYDPLTGLANRVLLLEHLRDVLQGDHGPDGPYAVILGDLDDFRIVNDTLGHVVGDEALKEVAGRIYQKAPAGSLASRFGGDEFVLVVPCRGNRDVAAEVSQSILQAFERPLEVAGHRLYSSISLGVAFTEHKDDTATGLLQMADTAMYAAKDAGHNTFRMFSKSMHDDAARRLAIQTRLAGAQGRGDIFLNYQPLVDAKSERIIGAEALMRWTDAELGPIGPAEFIPVAESTGLIIDFGEWALYQACELASEWRKSIPNFHVAVNISPVQLIGADIVSTVQSALLKNKLPPEALEIEITEGLLIKDPLEAEKILDELADIGVSISIDDFGTGYSSLSYLQRFPFTTLKVDRMFVQDLPESEDSCSLVSTVLALAERSNLKVIAEGVEEQSQAEWLKDQGCDIIQGYLYGRPVDEQTFSALVNNRKSDEDKPNFKLV from the coding sequence GTGAGCACACCCCGCAATGACCATGTGTTGAGCGATCAAGCCCCAGCGCCGAGTGTCCGTCTCGTGCGTTCATACTTCTTGCCTTTGTTTTTGCCTGTATTCGTCGCTGTCATTGCGGTGGGTATCGCCATGTTCGCGCTACATATCGAGCATGAGCACGATGAAATCGTTGATCGGGAGGCCGCAAAGATCCACATCACCCAAATCAGCATTCACAATGCGCTCAATACGGCCATAGGTGATTTACGGTTTTTAAGCAGCGGAGCGGGATTGAGAGACTTTATCCTTTCCCCATCCCCAGCCAACCGTCAGCGTGTTGAGAACGGGTTTGCGGCGTTTTCACGTTCGAAAAATGTGTTTGATCAAGTCCGCTTCATAGACGCCACCGGCCAAGAACGGATCCGCATCGATTTGGTGGATCAGGCTCCGGTCATTGTTGGTTCTGAAGACCTACAAAATAAACGCCACAGATACTATTTCCGCGATGCCATGGATTTGGCGCAAGGGCAAATATATATCTCACGTTTGGACTTAAACCTGGAAAACAAACGCATAGAAATTCCCTACAAGCCGATGATCCGTTTGACCGCGCCCGTTGATGTGGACGGGCAACGGGGTGGCGTTTTGGTGTTCAATTTTTTGGCGGAAAACGTCTTGGGTCAGGTGCGCCGGGTGTTTACCGGTCAGGAAAGCGATGGCTGGCTCACCAATGCATCGGGCCACTGGCTGATCGGGCCTTCACGGGATGTTGAATGGGGCTTTATGTTCAACCGCTCTGACAGGGTACAGAGCCGTTATCCCGAAGTCTGGCGCAATGTGTCAGATGGAATCACGCAAACATCCACCGGCGATGGCATATTTACAACGGCTAGAATCACGCCGCCATTGAACGTGGTCGTGTCGCAAAATTCTGATCCCTATTGGGTTTTGATTTCACGTGCCCCGCAATTTTTTTGGTATCAGCATCGCCTGCTTGACCACATCCCAGGGGCATTGGTGGTCTTGGCAATTGTCCTGGGGCTTGGTTATTTCAGCTGGCGTTTGTCTTATCAACGTGCATCACGCAGCCAGTCGGACGGGGTTTACAAACGCCAGCTTGAAGAGGCTTTGAGCGAAAGCGAGCACCGCTCCACTGCTGTGGTGGAGGCGTCGGACGATGTGGTGTTGATGTGCACGGAAACAGGGCTTATTCGTCACGCCAATAAAGCTGCAGAGCGGGTCTTCAACGTTCCCGCCGTAGACTTGATCGGGCGAGAGGTGACGGAATTTTTGATGGAGCCCATAACCATCGCCCTGCGCAGCGCGGACGGAACACACCGCCTGCAAGAACGCGAACGTTTCGAGACCTACGCCGTCAAAGGTACAGGCGATGGTTTCCCGGCAGAAATAACGTCGACCCCGGTGCACACCAAAGGCAACACGCGCTTTTCGGTTTTTATCCGGGATATCACCTTGCGCAGGTCTTACGAAGAGCGCCTTAAGCGCTTGGCCAACTATGATCCCCTGACGGGCTTGGCGAACCGTGTGTTGCTGTTGGAACACTTGCGCGATGTCCTCCAGGGTGATCATGGCCCGGACGGACCTTATGCGGTGATCTTGGGCGATTTGGATGATTTCCGCATCGTCAACGACACCTTGGGGCACGTGGTCGGGGATGAGGCGCTGAAAGAAGTCGCAGGCAGAATCTATCAAAAAGCGCCCGCCGGCAGCCTTGCCAGCCGCTTTGGCGGGGATGAATTCGTATTGGTGGTGCCATGCCGTGGTAATCGTGATGTGGCTGCAGAAGTCAGCCAGTCCATTTTGCAAGCCTTCGAACGCCCACTGGAGGTCGCGGGACACCGCCTGTATTCGTCGATCAGTTTGGGCGTTGCGTTCACCGAGCACAAAGACGATACAGCAACGGGTTTGTTGCAGATGGCGGATACAGCGATGTATGCAGCAAAGGACGCCGGGCACAATACGTTCCGGATGTTTTCCAAATCCATGCATGACGACGCTGCGCGTCGTCTTGCTATTCAGACACGTTTGGCCGGGGCGCAAGGCCGTGGCGACATCTTCTTGAACTACCAACCCTTGGTCGACGCAAAATCGGAACGCATTATCGGTGCCGAAGCCTTGATGCGTTGGACGGATGCGGAGCTTGGCCCCATCGGCCCGGCGGAATTTATCCCCGTGGCTGAAAGTACAGGATTGATCATCGATTTCGGTGAATGGGCGTTGTATCAAGCCTGCGAACTTGCCAGTGAATGGCGCAAATCCATTCCCAACTTCCATGTTGCCGTCAACATTTCCCCGGTGCAATTGATCGGTGCAGATATCGTTTCCACGGTGCAGTCGGCACTGCTGAAAAACAAATTACCGCCCGAAGCCTTGGAAATCGAAATTACCGAGGGCTTGTTGATCAAAGACCCGCTTGAGGCCGAGAAGATTTTGGACGAGTTGGCTGATATTGGCGTGTCCATCTCCATCGACGATTTCGGCACAGGGTATTCATCGCTCAGCTACTTGCAACGCTTCCCGTTCACGACCTTGAAGGTCGACCGCATGTTTGTGCAAGATCTGCCCGAAAGTGAAGACAGCTGCTCTTTGGTCTCTACGGTTTTGGCGTTGGCGGAACGCTCAAACCTCAAAGTCATCGCCGAAGGTGTTGAAGAACAAAGCCAAGCCGAATGGTTGAAAGACCAAGGGTGCGATATCATCCAGGGCTATCTCTATGGGCGTCCTGTGGATGAACAAACCTTCAGTGCTTTGGTCAACAACCGCAAGTCAGACGAAGACAAACCCAATTTTAAGCTTGTTTAA